One Mycolicibacterium sp. TUM20985 genomic window, GATCCGCCGCGGCACCCTTGCCAGCGGCTGACGGATCATAACTATCGCCGCAGCGGACCGTCCTACCGGCGGTGCCGCCACGGGCTGTTAAATGGTCACGATGCGCGCCATTCAGATACCCAGGCTCGACGGTCCAGAGGCTGCCGAACTCGTCGACATCGACGAGCCGGTACCCGGGTCCGACGACGTCCTCATCGACGTCCACGCGGCCGGTGTCGCCTTCCCCGATGCCCTTCAGACGCGCGGGCTCTATCAGCACAAGCCGGAGCTCCCCTACGTGCCCGGCGCCGAGATCGCCGGCGTCGTGCGCCAGGCTCCCCCCGGCGCCCACGTGACGGCAGGCGATCGGGTGGCCGCGCTGACCATGCTTTCCGGTGCGATGGCGGAAGTCGTTGCGCTGCCTGCAGATCGGGTGTTCCTGCTGCCCGATGCGGTGTCGTTCGAAGCGGGCGCCGGGCTGTTGTTCAACGATCTGACGGTGCACTGCGCGCTGCGCACCCGCGGCCGACTGGTAGCGGGTGAGTCCGTGCTCGTGCATGGCGCGGCGGGCGGTATCGGCACCTCGACACTGCGGCTGGCGTCCGCGTGGGGAGCTTCCCGCACCATCGCCGTCGTCAGCACCGAGGACAAGGCCGACGTCGCCCGCGCCGCCGGTGCCACCGACGTGGTCCTGGCCGACGGGTTCAAGGATGCCGTGAAGGAGCTCACCGGAGGCCGTGGCGTCGACATCGTGGTGGACCCGGTCGGCGGTGACCGGTTCACCGATTCCCTGCGATCCCTCGCGCCAGGTGGCCGGCTGCTGGTCATCGGCTTCACCGGAGGCGACATTCCCACCGTCAAGGTGAACCGGCTGCTGCTCAACAACGTCGACGCGGTCGGCGTCGGCTGGGGCGCCTGGGCCGCCACCCACCCGGGGTACCTGGCCGAGCAGTGGGCCGAACTGGAGCCGCTGCTCGCATCCGGCGCCGTGTCGGCGCCCGAACCCGTGGTCTATCCCCTCGAGCGGGCCGCCGACGCCATCGCCTCCCTGGAGGATCGCACCGCCAAGGGCAAGGTCGTCGTCAAGATCCGATAGGTCGGGCTTCGCTGGGGAGTACCAAGGTCGAACGCGCGCAGTCGATTTCGTGTGTCGATCGAACGAAGTCGACACCGGTCGCCAGCGGCTCACCCGTGCCGAGGTTCCTGGCAAACCGCGGGAACGACCCGCCCGCCACCGTCAGCCGGATCCGGTGGCCGGCGCGAAACCGGTGCGCGATCGCGTCGAACTCGATCCGCAGCGGCCCAGAGGAGCCCCGGCCGGCGTGCGCATAACCGTCGGAGACGTTCTGGGAGCGGCCCGCCGCGTCGACGTCGCTGAGTCTGACGGCCACGTCGGCGGACGCCGCGTCTACGGAGTGCGCGAGCTCTACGTACGGAACACCGATGACCAGCTGGTCGACCGCCAGTTCGCCGCCGGTGAACGTCAGCACGTCGGAACGCTGGGCGAGCGCACCGTCGTCGCGGTAGCCAGCCGCCGACGCCAGCAACAACCGACCTCCGATGGTCGGCGTCGGGTCGGCGGGGTCGTAGACGAACCGCAACCGGGTGCCCTCGGCTGCGGGCTCGTCGGCCAGCCGCGCCTCGTGGTGCAGATACGAGACGGACGGAGTCGAGGGCGGCGGCCAGTCGGGCAGATCCCGCCAGCTCCCGTCACCGGTGACGAAGATGCGGACGGGGTCCGCCCGCCGACGGCCGGCCAGCCAGTCCAGCGACTCCCGGATCGCCACGCCGCCACCCTCGCCGTGCGTCCACGGTCCGACCACCAGCGCGACGTCGCCGCCGCCGTCGCGCAGCATCCGGTACTGCGCCATGGTCTGGTCGAAGAACAGGTCCTGCCAACCGCCGATCAGCAGCACCGGCCGCTCCGCCTGGAACGCGACCGCACGTTGGCGCCAGTACTCGTCGGACGGATCGGTGTTCCCGAGCCAGGACTGGAAGTACGGGGCGCCACCACCCATCACCGAATCGGCGGCCGCACTCAGCGGGAGTGCCCCGACGGCGGGCGCCAATCGGCGCGGGGTCGACAGCGACCGGATCAGCTGCCGCACCAGTCCGCCACGCTCGTGCCAGGCCATCTGGTAGCCCCACGTCAGGAAGTCGAAGAGGGCGAACGCGCCCCTCCCCCACGCGGCGTGGCCCAGGTCGTGTGGCGCCATCGTCACGACGGACGTCGTGAGTTCGGGCTGGGGGTCGGCCAGGAGCGCCAGCTGGGTGAAGCCGAGGTAGGAGCCACCGACCGTGGCGAAGGTGCCCGTGAACCAGGGCTGCCCGCGCAGCCACGCGACGGTGTCCGCACCGTCCTCCACCTCGCCGTAGCCGGGCTCGAAGGTGCCACCGGAGCCGAAAGTCCCACGCGTGCTTTGCAGTACGACGTGGTAGCCGCGTTCCGCGTACAGCGCGAGGATCACCCGGGTCGGCAGGGCATCCCGCGTGTAGGGGCCGCGCAGCAGAAGTGTGCCCGCCGGCGTGTTCGTCAGCGGCGCATAGTGATCGGCCAGCAGCACCGCCCCGTCGCGCATGCGGACCGGCACTCGCCGCCGGATCCGGTAGCGGGTCGTCGCCGGTCCGAGTCCGGCCCTGCGCGCGGCGACTCTCGCCGCGAGTCGGGTCACCACGTCGCGCAGGTGGCCGTGGGCGCGGTCGTCGGACACAGCAACACGATAGGGCCGGTCGCCGGTTTGCGCGCAGCTGCCCCCGGCGGGTGGGCCGGGGGCAGCTGGCGTCGTGGGTCAGGGTTGCCTGGCGCGAACCAGGAAGGCGACCGCCGTCACCGCGGCGACGACACCGATCACCCCCCAGAGGATGAACGAGAACACCAGGGAGCCGACGAATCCGCCGAACGTCAGCGCGAGGTACACCAGCCAGATCAGGCGGTAGGCGCACCAGGCCGCGAGGACGGCACTGCCGATGCCGATGACCCGGCTGCGCTGGCGGTCGACGCGGGTGATCTGTTCCTCGATTGCGGCGGGGACGATGTTCATGCTGCCTGGCCTTCCGTGGGGCGTCGCCTCGGTGGCGTCGTCGTGGCGCTCAGTAGACGGCGCCCCCGCCGCTACCGATCCCAACAACGGTCATGATGATCGCAAACGATGGCGCGCGGTCATCAGTTGCGCGATGATGCCGCCCATGCGCACTCTCTCCGCTCTGGTCTCCATGCTGGCTCTGCTCGGTTCGGCGGTGGCCTGCGCGCCCGCCGACGACACGGCGACCGGCACGTCATCGTCCGCCGCGGCGGGCCAGTGCACCAAGGACTCCCTGTCCACCTTGGCGAAGGGGTCCCTCACCTTCGGCACCGATCAACCGGCCTACCCGCCGTGGTTCGTGGACGACGACCCGGCCAACGGCAAGGGATTCGAATCGGCGGTCGCCTACGCCGTCGCCGGCAAGCTCGGCTACACACCCGAGGACGTGAAGTGGGTGCGGGTGCCGTTCAACGCGGCCATAGCACCGGGCCCGAAGACGTTCGACGCCAACCTGAATGAGTTCTCGATCACCGACGAGCGCAAGCAGGCGGTGGACTTCTCCTCGCCGTACTTCAACGTGACGCAGGCCGTCGTCGCGGTGAAGTCCTCACCGGCCGCACAGGTGAAGACCCTCGACGGGCTCAAGGGACTCAAGCTGGGCGCGCAGGTCGGCACCACCAGTTACACGGCCGCGCAGGCGATCGACCCGGGTGTGGCCGTGTTCAACAACAACGACGACGCCAAGGCCGCGTTGTCGAACGGTCAAATCGATGCGCTGGTGCTGGATCTACCCACCGCCTTCCAAGTTCAGAGCGAGCTCACCGACGGCGTCATCGTCGGCCAGTTGCCCGCGGGCGGCGAGCAGGCCGAGCAGTTCGGCATCGTGCTGGACAAGGGCAGTCCGCTGACGGCCTGCGTATCCAAGGCGGTCGACGATCTTGGCAACGACGGCGAGCTGTTCAAGCTGCAGAAGGTATGGCTCACCGGCGCGGGCAACGCACCGGTCCTGTCGTGACGACGGCCGCCCTGGACCGGGTGGCCTACCGGCAGTCGCGAGCCCGACGGTCCATCCTGGTCGCCCTCGTCTCGACCGTGGTGTTCGCCACGGTGTTGCTACTCGCGGTGACGTCGTCACCGGGCTGGCCGCGGGTCCGCGATTCGTTCTTCAATCTGCGGATCGGCTGGGACAGCCTTCCTGCGCTGCTGGAGGGCCTGTGGCTCAACGTTCGGGTCCTGGTGGTCTGCCAGGTGCTGATCCTCGTCTTCGGTCTCGGGCTGGCGACGGTCCGGACGCTCCGCGGCCCGGTGTGGTTTCCCTTGCGCGCGTTGGCAACCGGATACGTCGACCTGTTCCGCGGCCTGCCGCTGCTGATCTGCCTCTACCTCGTCGGGTTCGGCCTGCCCGGGTTGCGGTTGGCGGGCTTGCCGACGAACCCGGTGCTGCTCGGCGGCCTTGCCCTGGTGCTGATCTATTCGGCGTACGTGGCCGAGGTGTTCCGGGCGGGCATCGAATCGGTCCACCCGTCGCAGTTGGCGGCCGCCAAGTCCCTCGGACTCGACTACCGACGGACGATGCGGTTGGTGGTGCTGCCGCAGGCGACCCGCCGCGTGACACCCGCGCTGCTGAACGACTTCGTGGCGCTGCAGAAGGACTGCGGTCTGATCTCGGTGCTCGGCGCGGTCGACGCGGTGCGCGCCGCGCAGATCCAGGCCGCCACCACCTACAACTTCACGCCGTACGTCGTGGCGGGTCTGCTGTTCGTCGCACTGGCGGTGCCCTCGGCACGGCTCGCCGACTGGGCGGCCAAACGGGTGGCGACGCGGCAGGGCGCGCTGTGACCACTCACCCCCCGGTGTTGTCGGTGCGGGGCCTGACGAAGGCCTATGACGACCGGCCCGTGCTCGGCGGTGTCGACCTCGACGTGGCCGAGCACGAGGTGGTCGTGCTGATCGGGGCGTCCGGATCGGGGAAGTCGACGCTACTGCGGTGCATCGACCTACTCGATGACATCGACGACGGCCAGATCCTGCTCGACGGCCGCGACATCAGCGACCCACGCATCGACGCCGACGAAGCCCGCCGCGCGATGGGCATGGTGTTCCAGTCGTTCAACCTCTTCCCCCACATGACCGCGCTGGCGAACGTGGCCCTGGCACCCCGGGTGGTGCACGGGTCGTCGCGCCGGGACGCCCAGGAGCGCGGCCGCGAACTGCTGGCCCGCGTCGGGTTGGCCGCGCACGCCGAGGCCTACCCCGACAAACTGTCGGGAGGTCAGCAACAGCGGGTGGCGATCGCCCGGGCGCTGGCCTACGAACCCCGCCTGCTGCTGCTGGACGAGATCACCAGCGCGTTGGATCCCGAACTCGTCGGCGAGGTGCTGACGCTCGTGGGCGAATTGGCGGGCGCCGGGCGCACCATCGTGATGGCCACCCACGAGATGGCGTTTGCGCGGGAGGTCGCCGATCGGGTGTGCTTCCTCGACGGCGGCCTGATCGTCGAGTCGGGTCCCGCCGAACGGGTACTGACCGATCCCCAGCAGGACCGCACCCGCCAGTTCTTGCAGCGGTTCACCAGCGGGCGTTGACAGTTTCGAACACAATCGCGCACTCTTGGTCGAAACTTCCGCTAGATTCTGTGCGGACCTGTTCGAATCGCGGTAGAGGGTGATGACGATGCTGGCCGATGAACGGCGGGGTGCAATCCTGCGCGCGCTGCAATCGGGTGGCGCGGTGCGCGTCGCCGACCTCGCGGCCCAACTGGCGGTATCGGAGATGACGGTGCGCCGTGACCTCGACACCCTCGACGCGCGGGACCTCCTCCGCAAGGTGCACGGCGGCGCGGTAGCGCGGCACCACCGCGGCGAGGAGCCGCGCACCGCCGAGAAGGCCGGACAGCAGCGGGTGGAGAAGGCGGCCATCGCCGCCACCGCCGCGGCAACGGTCGAGGACGGCATGACCATCGCAATCGGCGCGGGCACGACGACGACCGCGCTCGCCCGGCACCTACGAGCGCGATCGTCGATCACCGTCGTCACCAACTCCATCAACGTCTTTCAGGAGCTGACGGCCCCCGCTGCCGACGGTGCGGAGGCGCCGCTGGTGTATCTCAGCGGCGGGGTGCGCACCCCCTCGGACGCACTGGTCGGCCCCGTCGCCGACACCGCGATCGCGTCCTTCCGGGTGGATGCCACGTATCTCGGCGTGCATGGTCTCGACGACGACGCCGGCCTGACGTCGCCGAATGTCGCCGAGGCCCAAACGAATCGCACCCTGATCGGCATCGGCCGCCGCCTGGCCGTGCTGGCCGATCACACCAAGTACGGCGAGGTCGGCGCCTGCGTGTTCGCCCAACTCGGTCAGGTGCAGACGCTGATCGTCGACGACGGGCTCACCGACTCGGGCCGGGCGATCCTCGACGCGCATGTCGGCGAACTGCTCATCGCGCCCACGGCGGGGCGGTGAGCGCCATGGCGGCGGAGCCCCTGCGGTGGCACCTCGCCGACGGCCGAGACGTGTTGTTCTTCTCCCTGCCCGGCCGC contains:
- a CDS encoding NADPH:quinone oxidoreductase family protein; its protein translation is MRAIQIPRLDGPEAAELVDIDEPVPGSDDVLIDVHAAGVAFPDALQTRGLYQHKPELPYVPGAEIAGVVRQAPPGAHVTAGDRVAALTMLSGAMAEVVALPADRVFLLPDAVSFEAGAGLLFNDLTVHCALRTRGRLVAGESVLVHGAAGGIGTSTLRLASAWGASRTIAVVSTEDKADVARAAGATDVVLADGFKDAVKELTGGRGVDIVVDPVGGDRFTDSLRSLAPGGRLLVIGFTGGDIPTVKVNRLLLNNVDAVGVGWGAWAATHPGYLAEQWAELEPLLASGAVSAPEPVVYPLERAADAIASLEDRTAKGKVVVKIR
- a CDS encoding CocE/NonD family hydrolase; its protein translation is MSDDRAHGHLRDVVTRLAARVAARRAGLGPATTRYRIRRRVPVRMRDGAVLLADHYAPLTNTPAGTLLLRGPYTRDALPTRVILALYAERGYHVVLQSTRGTFGSGGTFEPGYGEVEDGADTVAWLRGQPWFTGTFATVGGSYLGFTQLALLADPQPELTTSVVTMAPHDLGHAAWGRGAFALFDFLTWGYQMAWHERGGLVRQLIRSLSTPRRLAPAVGALPLSAAADSVMGGGAPYFQSWLGNTDPSDEYWRQRAVAFQAERPVLLIGGWQDLFFDQTMAQYRMLRDGGGDVALVVGPWTHGEGGGVAIRESLDWLAGRRRADPVRIFVTGDGSWRDLPDWPPPSTPSVSYLHHEARLADEPAAEGTRLRFVYDPADPTPTIGGRLLLASAAGYRDDGALAQRSDVLTFTGGELAVDQLVIGVPYVELAHSVDAASADVAVRLSDVDAAGRSQNVSDGYAHAGRGSSGPLRIEFDAIAHRFRAGHRIRLTVAGGSFPRFARNLGTGEPLATGVDFVRSTHEIDCARSTLVLPSEARPIGS
- a CDS encoding ABC transporter substrate-binding protein, with translation MRTLSALVSMLALLGSAVACAPADDTATGTSSSAAAGQCTKDSLSTLAKGSLTFGTDQPAYPPWFVDDDPANGKGFESAVAYAVAGKLGYTPEDVKWVRVPFNAAIAPGPKTFDANLNEFSITDERKQAVDFSSPYFNVTQAVVAVKSSPAAQVKTLDGLKGLKLGAQVGTTSYTAAQAIDPGVAVFNNNDDAKAALSNGQIDALVLDLPTAFQVQSELTDGVIVGQLPAGGEQAEQFGIVLDKGSPLTACVSKAVDDLGNDGELFKLQKVWLTGAGNAPVLS
- a CDS encoding amino acid ABC transporter permease, with amino-acid sequence MTTAALDRVAYRQSRARRSILVALVSTVVFATVLLLAVTSSPGWPRVRDSFFNLRIGWDSLPALLEGLWLNVRVLVVCQVLILVFGLGLATVRTLRGPVWFPLRALATGYVDLFRGLPLLICLYLVGFGLPGLRLAGLPTNPVLLGGLALVLIYSAYVAEVFRAGIESVHPSQLAAAKSLGLDYRRTMRLVVLPQATRRVTPALLNDFVALQKDCGLISVLGAVDAVRAAQIQAATTYNFTPYVVAGLLFVALAVPSARLADWAAKRVATRQGAL
- a CDS encoding amino acid ABC transporter ATP-binding protein, with the protein product MTTHPPVLSVRGLTKAYDDRPVLGGVDLDVAEHEVVVLIGASGSGKSTLLRCIDLLDDIDDGQILLDGRDISDPRIDADEARRAMGMVFQSFNLFPHMTALANVALAPRVVHGSSRRDAQERGRELLARVGLAAHAEAYPDKLSGGQQQRVAIARALAYEPRLLLLDEITSALDPELVGEVLTLVGELAGAGRTIVMATHEMAFAREVADRVCFLDGGLIVESGPAERVLTDPQQDRTRQFLQRFTSGR
- a CDS encoding DeoR/GlpR family DNA-binding transcription regulator — encoded protein: MLADERRGAILRALQSGGAVRVADLAAQLAVSEMTVRRDLDTLDARDLLRKVHGGAVARHHRGEEPRTAEKAGQQRVEKAAIAATAAATVEDGMTIAIGAGTTTTALARHLRARSSITVVTNSINVFQELTAPAADGAEAPLVYLSGGVRTPSDALVGPVADTAIASFRVDATYLGVHGLDDDAGLTSPNVAEAQTNRTLIGIGRRLAVLADHTKYGEVGACVFAQLGQVQTLIVDDGLTDSGRAILDAHVGELLIAPTAGR